A stretch of the Oncorhynchus clarkii lewisi isolate Uvic-CL-2024 chromosome 9, UVic_Ocla_1.0, whole genome shotgun sequence genome encodes the following:
- the LOC139416532 gene encoding zinc finger protein castor homolog 1 isoform X9, producing MAGKRKGGLKLNAICAKLSRQVVYDGSSQHAEGDHSVAENSERGSSHYDDSGERFETNFPEGLSLGQSLEEDQKRRKAIEKWVNGEYGDEPPPSALDCGEEQQQQQGLKPNNGEDGPPEGVYMVQPKGCSDEEDNALDEPEPMFDSRDGSYHDDKDSEDGPQKDVYMPLISEPPSRQTSFSSPGEASTLRDYAANTMNEFLGMFGYDDQQVRDELAKKISFEKLKAATSGSDPSSLSSEEATRRARFSKYEEYIRKLKAGETLPWPIHTNPKQEDLNSKLAQEKNALLQAQMAASGGCHSGAEGQIYHSSLDHKQGQGQGHNLGHNPPPTNPTSHLQNMASRASKYDFFIQKLKMGESLRSQQNGNAYKKPSKYDLENVRYLHLFKPGDGNTDMGGAIAYKTGKVGRPSKYDIKNIQKLMPGRPESSLMPSVLPATPGNPGTPVAATSASSAGATGPPGLIMDQTGHLGFNTSDYMKSSFSKTDSITTGTVSSVKNGLPPEKPVTEDVNLYQKYIARSRQTFPKPLPPPPPPPYPEPPTTPPTFKRFSGSQHCGHVHCAYQYREHYHCMDTECNYQRFTSKQDVIRHYNMHKKRDNSLQHGFMRFSPLDDCSVYYHGCHLNGKSTHYHCMQVGCNKVYTSTSDVMTHENFHKKNAQLINDGFQRFRATEDCGTVECQFYGQKTTHFHCRRPGCTFTFKNKCDIEKHKSYHIKDDAYAKDGFKKFYKYEECKYEGCVYSKATNHFHCIRSSCGFTFTSTSQMTSHKRKHERRHIRSSGVMALSSGGSFLMPKEEPGDESSNDDLMDFSAISSKNSSLSASPTTQQSSNGPGTHLLATPTTVMSSSGGGHSGLKPTSSLPHSARMSSLLSQALPSNMPVALALSNSALASVNNPFFPLMPRLPMQLPHSAASLISAVSSGTHSMPTDSLSQGGCSSAGSDGAMASTPTSYASASSIMEKISASKGLISPMMARLAAAALKPSGNHQDTGNGLAGSSASLFNLVQVKQEPVDHTSGASQDSIQEHSLDLSKKDHSNESNGHPVPGNTSLLSSLMNKMNAGFFSALNLKTEMEIGQGADTSEAAQYLSRIMKRPMPDKPSELWRTYLRRFDTEDFCEAQCDFLQKVHFHCLVEDCGALFSTMDGAIKHANFHLRATLKVKSEPHFNKVKDCGDGASHQSTAPVSMANNPAMDVANMSSSSGGGYGSSPSLLAWKQLTGSIPQLNASMPNLPANSPLATTSLENAKPQVKPGFLQFQDNSYSDPCLATDCKYSNKVHFHCLFGNCKYVCKTSGKAESHCLDHINPNNHLVNVRDQFSYFSLQCLCPNQHCEFRMRGHYHCLRSGCYFVTNITTKLPWHVKKHEKAERRAANGFKYFTKREECGRLGCKYNQVNSHFHCIRESCQFSFLLKHQMTSHSRKHMRRMLGKNFDRVPSQVVSHGQRADDMQHLSGMGSGLMGSHQGMTHGFSSMMDETDDYMDYMGGGSPLCLSSESSNQDRSCSSTPVGNESSPAGPGCPVTTAPSTPADTSAPQNVPPPPPPPQPGLQSQAPSFPPALLRPPLPSLPYLVSPSCLSYSLLSASLGATRSVVMPTNTPAFSPIIATPSPVKNDVPIVQDAAGNTISIPTATGAKKRFWIIEDMSPFGKRRKTASARKMLDEGMMLEGFRRYDLYEDCKDSGCQFSLKVTHYHCTRENCGYKFCGRTHMYKHAQHHDRVDNLVLDDFKRFKSSLSCNFSDCQFSGNSTHFHCLRCSFRCTDSTKVTAHRKHHGKQDVISAAGFCQFSSSADCEVVDCKYKLKCSHFHCTYPECKHTVVGMSQMDSHKRKHEKQERGELPSVSPRQEGAHHMTGGVSAVPHASMGLLPASPGGLPGLSHHHHHHHNNNHAPSMLYPPASVASDYNHPYPTSLVSLDSSLNLGTDTSSSLFFLKNAAGLGLNDSLDLSKKMQHHHDPSLTMAAGPNPMPPLGLPAPQDDTTGTSGDPEDDQSPEEEANAEEDEEDEDEAEEDLNTDSYEDSMPQPDGDNKDNDESFDASLNHTDTSQLEKQEADP from the exons GAGAGGCGTCCACTCTGCGAGACTACGCAGCCAACACAATGAACGAGTTCCTGGGCATGTTCGGCTACGACGACCAGCAGGTGAGGGACGAGCTGGCCAAGAAGATCAGCTTCGAGAAGCTCAAAGCCGCTACCTCAGGCTCCGACCCATCCTCCCTGAGCAGCGAGGAGGCCACGCGGCGAGCCCGCTTTTCCAAGTATGAGGAGTACATCCGCAAGCTGAAGGCTGGCGAGACCCTGCCCTGGCCCATCCACACCAACCCCAAACAAGAGGACCTCAACTCCAAGCTTGCCCAGGAGAAGAATGCCCTGCTCCAGGCCCAGATGGCCGCCTCTGGGGGGTGCCATTCCGGGGCTGAGGGCCAGATTTATCACTCCAGCCTGGACCACAAGCAGGGGCAAGGGCAGGGGCACAACCTTGGGCACAATCCCCCACCAACCAACCCCACCTCCCACCTCCAGAACATGGCCTCCCGAGCCTCTAAGTATGACTTCTTCATCCAGAAGCTGAAGATGGGTGAAAGCCTGCGGAGCCAGCAGAATGGCAATGCTTACAAGAAGCCATCCAAGTACGACCTGGAGAATGTTCGATACCTGCACCTCTTCAAGCCCGGCGACGGGAACACAGACATGGGGGGCGCCATCGCCTATAAAACGGGGAAGGTGGGCCGCCCGTCCAAGTATGATATCAAGAACATCCAGAAGCTGATGCCGGGGAGGCCCGAGTCCTCGCTGATGCCCAGCGTTCTGCCTGCCACACCTGGGAACCCGGGGACACCCGTGGCTGCCACCTCGGCCTCCTCCGCTGGGGCCACGGGCCCCCCAGGACTCATCATGGATCAGACAGGCCACTTGGGCTTCAACACCTCCGACTACATGAAGTCCAGCTTCTCCAAGACCGACTCCATCACCACGGGCACTGTGTCCTCTGTCAA GAATGGCTTACCACCTGAGAAACCTGTCACAGAGGACGTCAACCTGTACCAGAAATATATCGCCAG aAGCCGTCAAACCTTCCCGAagcccctaccaccaccaccaccaccaccataccctGAGCCCCCCACCACACCACCAACTTTTAAAAG GTTCTCGGGGAGCCAGCACTGCGGACATGTGCATTGTGCCTACCAATACAGGGAGCATTACCACTGCATGGACACGGAGTGCAACTACCAG AGGTTCACCAGCAAGCAAGACGTGATCAGGCACTACAATATGCACAAGAAGAGGGACAACTCCCTACAGCATGGCTTCATGCGCTTCAGCCCACTGGACGACTGTAGCGTCTACTACCATGGCTGCCACCTCAACGGGAAGAGCACCCACTACCACTGCATGCAg GTGGGCTGCAACAAGGTATACACCAGCACCTCTGATGTCATGACTCACGAGAACTTCCATAAGAAGAACGCCCAGCTGATCAACGATGGCTTTCAGAGGTTCCGCGCCACTGAGGATTGTGGGACGGTGGAGTGCCAATTCTACGGGCAGAAGACCACCCACTTCCACTGCAG GCGCCCGGGGTGCACCTTCACCTTCAAGAACAAGTGCGACATTGAGAAGCACAAGAGCTACCACATCAAGGATGACGCATATGCCAAGGATGGCTTCAAGAAGTTCTACAAGTATGAGGAGTGCAAATACGAGGGCTGTGTCTACAGCAAGGCCACCAACCACTTCCACTGCATTCGCTCAAGCTGCGGCTTCACCTTCACCTCCACCAGCCAGATGACCTCCCACAAGCGCAAGCACGAGCGCCGCCACATCCGCTCCTCAGGCGTGATGGCCCTCTCCTCTGGCGGCTCCTTCCTGATGCCCAAGGAGGAACCCGGAGACGAGTCGAGCAACGACGACCTCATGGACTTCTCGGCCATCAGCAGCAAGAACTCCAGCCTGAGCGCCTCGCCCACCACCCAGCAGTCGTCCAACGGTCCCGGCACCCACTTGCTTGCCACACCCACCACGGTGATGTCGTCCTCCGGCGGTGGCCACAGCGGCCTCAAGCCCACCTCCTCGCTGCCGCACTCGGCACGCATGTCAAGCCTGCTATCCCAGGCGCTGCCCAGCAACATGCCTGTGGCACTGGCGCTGTCCAACAGTGCCCTCGCCAGCGTCAACAATCCCTTCTTCCCGCTCATGCCCCGGCTGCCCATGCAGCTGCCCCATTCGGCCGCCAGCCTGATCTCGGCCGTGTCGTCTGGCACCCACTCCATGCCCACCGACTCACTGTCCCAGGGCGGCTGCTCCTCGGCGGGCAGCGATGGCGCCATGGCATCCACGCCGACCTCCTACGCCTCAGCCTCTTCCATCATGGAGAAGATCTCTGCTAGCAAGGGCCTCATATCCCCGATGATGGCCAGGCTGGCAGCAGCTGCCCTCAAGCCCTCTGGCAACCACCAAGACACAG GGAATGGGCTGGCTGGTTCTTCAGCGAGTCTGTTCAATCTGGTTCAAGTGAAGCAGGAGCCAGTCGACCATACCTCCGGGGCCTCCCAGGACTCCATCCAAGAGCACAGCCTGGACCTGAGCAAAAAAGACCACAG TAATGAATCAAACGGACACCCTGTACCGGGAAATACATCTCTTTTATCCTCGCTTATGAATAAG ATGAATGCCGGCTTCTTCAGTGCCCTGAACCTGAAGACGGAGATGGAGATCGGCCAAGGGGCCGACACCTCAGAGGCAGCACAGTACCTTAGCCGCATCATGAAGAGGCCCATGCCAGACAAACCAAGCGAGCTCTGGAGGACATATCTGCGCAG GTTTGACACGGAGGACTTCTGCGAGGCCCAGTGTGACTTCCTGCAGAAGGTCCACTTCCATTGTCTAGTGGAGGACTGCGGGGCGCTCTTCAGCACGATGGACGGAGCCATTAAACACGCCAA CTTCCACCTACGAGCCACGCTGAAGGTGAAATCAGAGCCTCACTtcaacaaagtcaaggattgCGGCGACGGAGCATCCCACCAGTCCACCGCCCCTGTCTCCATGGCTAACAACCCCGCCATGGACGTGGCCAACATGTCATCCTCGTCAGGCGGCGGCTATGGCTCCTCCCCCTCGCTGCTGGCATGGAAGCAGCTGACGGGCAGCATCCCACAGCTCAATGCCTCCATGCCTAACCTGCCTGCCAATTCGCCGCTGGCCACCACCTCTCTGGAGAACGCCAAGCCACAGGTCAAACCGGGCTTCCTGCAGTTCCAGGACAA TTCATACAGTGACCCTTGCCTGGCCACTGACTGTAAGTACTCCAACAAGGTCCACTTCCACTGTCTCTTCGGGAACTGCAAGTACGTCTGCAAGACCTCGGGGAAGGCCGAATCCCACTGCTTGGACCACATCAACCCTAACAACCACCTGGTCAACGTTCGAGACCAGTTCTCCTACTTCTCCCTCCAGTGTCTATGTCCCAACCAG CACTGTGAGTTCAGAATGAGGGGCCATTACCACTGTCTGCGATCCGGCTGCTACTTTgtcaccaacatcaccaccaagCTTCCCTGGCATGTCAAGAAGCATGAGAAGGCAGAGAGACGCGCCGCCAATGGCTTCAAATACTTCACCAAGAGAGAGGAGTGTGGCAGGCTAG GCTGCAAGTACAACCAGGTGAACAGTCACTTCCACTGCATCCGCGAGAGCTGCCAGTTCTCCTTCCTGCTCAAGCACCAGATGACCTCGCACTCCCGCAAACACATGAGGAGAATGCTGGGAAAGAACTTTGACAGGGTTCCATCCCAG GTGGTGTCCCATGGCCAGAGGGCCGATGACATGCAGCACTTGTCGGGCATGGGCTCGGGCCTCATGGGCAGCCACCAGGGGATGACCCATGGGTTCTCCAGCATGATGGATGAGACGGATGACTACATGGACTACATGGGCGGGGGCAGCCCCCTGTGCCTTTCCTCTGAGTCCTCCAATCAGGACCGCAGTTGCAGCAGCACCCCCGTGGGCAATGAAAGCTCCCCAGCAG GACCAGGCTGCCCGGTCACTACTGCTCCCTCTACCCCCGCTGACACTAGCGCTCCCCAAAAcgtacctcctccaccacctcctcctcagcCTGGACTTCAGTCTCAGGCTCCATCTTTCCCTCCTGCCCTCCTCCGACCTCCTCTTCCCTCGCTCCCATATCTCGtctctccatcctgtctgtcATACTCTCTGCTCAGCGCCTCTCTCGGAGCCACTCGGAGTGTTGTCATGCCAACCAACACACCAGCTTTCAGCCCCATCATTGCCACTCCGTCTCCGGTTAAAAATGACGTCCCTATAGTGCAGGATGCTGCAG gCAACACCATCTCCATCCCTACGGCCACCGGCGCCAAGAAACGCTTCTGGATCATCGAGGACATGTCCCCCTTCGGCAAGCGGCGTAAGACGGCTTCTGCTCGCAAAATGCTGGACGAGGGCATGATGCTGGAGGGCTTCCGCCGTTATGATCTGTACGAGGACTGCAAGGACTCCGGCTGTCAGTTCTCTCTGAAGGTGACCCACTACCACTGCACCCGCGAGAACTGCGGCTACAAGTTCTGCGGCCGCACGCACATGTACAAGCATGCGCAGCACCACGACCGCGTGGACAACCTGGTCCTGGACGACTTCAAGCGTTTCAAGTCATCGCTCAGCTGCAACTTCTCCGACTGCCAGTTCTCCGGCAACAGCACCCACTTCCACTGCCTGCGCTGCAGCTTCCGTTGCACGGACAGCACCAAGGTGACTGCCCACCGCAAACACCATGGCAAGCAAGATGTGATCAGCGCCGCTGGCTTCTGCCAGTTCAGCTCCAGCGCTGACTGCGAGGTTGTCGACTGCAAATACAAGCTCAAGTGCTCACACTTTCACTGCACCTACCCCGAGTGCAAGCACACTGTAGTCGGTATGTCCCAGATGGACTCCCACAAGCGCAAGCATGAGAAGCAGGAGCGCGGCGAGCTGCCGTCGGTGTCTCCCCGTCAGGAGGGGGCGCACCACATGACGGGAGGAGTGTCCGCGGTGCCCCACGCCTCCATGGGCCTTCTTCCAGCCTCGCCCGGTGGCCTCCCAGGActctcccaccaccaccatcaccaccataacaacaaccATGCCCCCTCCATGCTCTACCCCCCAGCCAGCGTGGCATCTGACTACAACCACCCCTATCCAACCTCCTTGGTCAGTCTGGACAGCTCCCTCAACCTGGGCACCGACACCAGCAGCTCCCTGTTCTTCCTGAAGAACGCCGCTGGCCTGGGCCTCAATGACTCGTTGGACCTGAGCAAAAAGATGCAGCATCACCATGACCCGAGCCTGACCATGGCTGCCGGGCCCAACCCCATGCCACCGCTGGGCTTGCCCGCTCCTCAGGATGACACCACGGGAACATCGGGCGACCCCGAAGATGACCAGTCACCCGAGGAAGAGGCCAATgcagaggaagatgaggaggatgaggatgaggcgGAGGAGGATCTGAACACTGACTCGTACGAAGATTCGATGCCACAGCCCGACGGCGACAACAAGGACAATGACGAGAGTTTTGACGCTTCCTTAAACCACACTGACACTTCCCAACTGGAAAAGCAAGAGGCCGACCCATGA